The following proteins come from a genomic window of Corynebacterium crudilactis:
- a CDS encoding GNAT family N-acetyltransferase, which yields MTRYFAVSNLQELGSLEVHKLYKLRVDIFVHEQQTPYAEIDDTDANPTTNHILVWERTEVAPSMLIGCARLAPTTVAELKSYTGQEISLNDATPLSQLGRIAVVKEERGSGLSAELMTNALRLAFEQYPDRDVVLTAQQPLTDFYAGYGFEVCGEQYLDSGVAHVPMVLQSAGLEKYSGLNA from the coding sequence ATGACCCGATACTTTGCAGTTTCCAATCTTCAGGAATTAGGCTCCCTCGAAGTCCACAAATTGTACAAACTTCGCGTAGACATTTTTGTCCACGAGCAGCAAACTCCTTACGCGGAAATCGATGACACCGATGCCAACCCAACCACCAATCACATCTTGGTGTGGGAGCGCACAGAGGTCGCTCCATCAATGCTTATCGGCTGCGCGCGCCTAGCACCGACCACCGTTGCCGAATTGAAGTCGTATACCGGCCAAGAAATTTCGCTTAACGACGCCACCCCGCTCTCACAACTCGGCCGCATAGCGGTCGTTAAGGAAGAGCGCGGATCAGGGCTTTCAGCTGAGCTGATGACCAATGCGCTTCGCCTCGCTTTTGAACAATACCCAGACCGCGATGTCGTGTTGACCGCCCAGCAGCCTTTGACAGATTTCTATGCAGGATACGGCTTCGAAGTATGCGGTGAACAGTACCTTGATTCCGGAGTTGCCCACGTGCCAATGGTGCTTCAGTCTGCTGGTCTAGAAAAGTACTCAGGACTCAACGCCTAG
- a CDS encoding FAD-dependent oxidoreductase: protein MSRPLRVAVVGAGPAGIYASDLLMKSDTEVQIDLFERMPAPFGLIRYGVAPDHPRIKGIVKSLHNVLDKEQLRFLGNIEIGKDVTVEELREFYDAIVFSTGATGDQDLRVPGSNLEGSWGAGEFVGFYDGNPNFERSWDLSAEKVAVVGVGNVALDVARILAKTGDELLVTEIPDNVYESLAKNNAKEVHVFGRRGPAQAKFTPMELKELDHSETIEVIVNPEDIDYDAASETARRESKSQDLVCQTLENYAMREPKGAPHKLFIHFFESPVEILGEDGKVVGIKTERTQLDGKGGVTGTGKFTTWDVQSVYRAVGYRSDAIEGVPFDAERAVIPNDGGHILDPEVGAPVSGLYATGWIKRGPIGLIGNTKSDAKETTEMLLADYAAGSLNAAAKPELDAITDFLDERKVAFTTWEGWHLLDAAERALGEPEGRERKKIVEWNDMVSHARPEYDI from the coding sequence ATGTCTCGCCCTTTGCGTGTCGCCGTTGTCGGTGCAGGTCCAGCTGGAATCTACGCGTCTGATTTGTTGATGAAATCTGACACTGAAGTGCAGATTGATCTCTTCGAACGCATGCCAGCACCTTTTGGTCTCATTCGTTATGGTGTCGCCCCTGATCACCCTCGCATCAAGGGCATTGTGAAATCATTGCACAATGTCTTGGACAAGGAACAGCTACGTTTCTTGGGCAATATTGAGATCGGAAAAGACGTCACTGTAGAAGAACTCCGCGAGTTCTACGATGCAATTGTCTTTTCCACTGGCGCTACCGGTGACCAGGATCTTCGTGTTCCAGGCTCTAATTTGGAAGGTTCTTGGGGCGCGGGTGAATTCGTCGGATTCTACGACGGAAACCCTAATTTTGAGCGCAGCTGGGACCTTTCTGCAGAAAAAGTTGCTGTCGTTGGTGTTGGTAACGTGGCTTTGGATGTTGCGCGCATTCTTGCCAAGACCGGCGATGAACTGCTGGTCACCGAGATCCCAGACAATGTTTATGAAAGCCTGGCTAAGAATAATGCCAAGGAAGTTCATGTTTTCGGTCGCCGTGGGCCAGCTCAAGCTAAGTTCACTCCAATGGAGCTGAAGGAACTTGATCACTCCGAAACTATTGAAGTGATCGTTAATCCTGAAGATATCGATTACGATGCCGCTTCAGAAACTGCACGCCGCGAATCCAAGTCGCAGGATCTGGTATGCCAGACATTGGAAAACTACGCGATGCGTGAACCTAAGGGCGCACCGCATAAGTTATTCATCCACTTCTTTGAATCTCCAGTAGAAATTCTCGGCGAAGACGGCAAGGTCGTGGGCATCAAGACTGAGCGCACTCAGCTGGATGGCAAGGGTGGAGTGACTGGCACTGGCAAGTTCACTACCTGGGATGTGCAGTCTGTCTACCGTGCAGTGGGTTACCGCTCTGATGCAATTGAAGGCGTACCTTTCGATGCTGAACGTGCAGTTATCCCGAACGATGGCGGACATATCCTCGACCCAGAAGTTGGCGCTCCTGTCTCTGGACTTTATGCCACTGGCTGGATCAAGCGTGGCCCAATTGGTCTGATCGGTAATACCAAGTCCGATGCCAAGGAAACCACTGAGATGCTGCTCGCTGATTATGCAGCCGGTTCCCTTAACGCAGCAGCAAAGCCAGAGCTAGATGCCATCACTGATTTCTTGGATGAGCGCAAAGTTGCTTTCACCACGTGGGAAGGTTGGCACTTGCTAGATGCCGCTGAGCGCGCTTTGGGTGAGCCTGAAGGCCGCGAGCGTAAGAAGATCGTGGAGTGGAATGACATGGTGAGCCACGCACGTCCTGAATACGACATCTAA
- a CDS encoding ABC transporter ATP-binding protein, whose protein sequence is MINVEGLTKQYGQVRAVDDLSFEVKPGIVTGFLGPNGAGKSTTMRLILGLDTPSAGHATIEGKPYRSLKNPLTKVGALLDAKAMHPNRSAAHHLKWIAQANGLSTKRVDEVLDLVGLTEVASKKTGGFSLGMGQRLGLAAALLGDPEYLILDEPVNGLDPEGIHWVRTLLQNLAKQGRTVLVSSHLLSEMAQTAEHLIVIGRGRLVADMPMHEFVRSHSSSTVVVRAVAQDKLSAVFRASGVAFKTAPDALGRATFVVENSTTDTIGRLAFEHGIGLLELAETRASLEEAFLETTGDAVQYQAGGATK, encoded by the coding sequence ATGATCAACGTCGAAGGACTCACCAAACAATATGGTCAAGTCCGTGCAGTGGATGATCTTAGCTTTGAGGTAAAACCCGGAATCGTCACTGGATTTCTGGGCCCCAACGGTGCTGGAAAATCCACCACCATGCGGCTTATCCTTGGTTTAGATACCCCATCTGCAGGACATGCCACGATCGAAGGGAAACCCTATCGATCATTAAAAAATCCCCTCACAAAAGTTGGTGCGCTGCTCGATGCAAAAGCCATGCACCCCAACCGCTCTGCAGCACACCATCTCAAGTGGATTGCCCAAGCAAATGGGCTGTCTACCAAGCGAGTAGATGAAGTTCTAGACCTTGTCGGTTTAACTGAGGTGGCTTCGAAGAAAACCGGCGGCTTTTCCTTAGGCATGGGCCAACGTCTCGGACTTGCAGCAGCACTTCTAGGTGATCCCGAGTACTTGATTCTGGACGAACCTGTCAACGGACTCGACCCAGAAGGCATCCACTGGGTCCGCACCCTCCTGCAAAATCTAGCTAAACAAGGCCGAACTGTACTGGTAAGTTCCCATCTGCTTTCAGAAATGGCGCAAACAGCAGAACACTTGATCGTGATTGGTCGAGGCCGATTAGTGGCAGATATGCCCATGCATGAATTTGTCCGTTCACATTCCAGCTCAACTGTCGTCGTCCGTGCCGTTGCCCAGGACAAGCTCAGCGCTGTGTTTCGAGCCTCTGGAGTGGCCTTCAAAACTGCTCCGGATGCATTGGGAAGAGCAACGTTCGTGGTGGAAAACTCCACCACAGATACCATCGGACGCCTGGCATTTGAACATGGTATTGGATTGTTGGAACTCGCAGAAACAAGAGCTTCCCTGGAAGAAGCCTTCCTAGAGACCACCGGTGATGCAGTCCAATACCAAGCAGGAGGGGCTACCAAATGA
- a CDS encoding glutamate ABC transporter substrate-binding protein: MNAFRRPLPRSTALGAALLAATLLVSCTPPPVEPAEPLTALDPNAGPPLPPDSDVEAPGEKEAIVESAEQWPGSLRPDDLTPEERIPEIINRGRIIVGVDQSQNLLSFRDPVTGELRGFEIELAKEISRDIFGDPNKVDFRFVGSADRLRSLDQGDVDIVIRSVAITDPRAKLVEFSTPYLRTQTRMLTMESSGIKSIADLPGHTICVTEGSTSLQRARSIAPGASLLKTRNWSDCLMALQQHQAQVILSDDVILSGIAAQDPYTKILDISLDSQSYGVAAAPTKSGTDSSGLIRQVNSTIERIRTDRTWWTMFNDWFGPYLWSYGPPPLQYIPEEEGVEDNDER; this comes from the coding sequence ATGAACGCTTTTCGACGCCCCCTTCCACGCAGCACCGCCCTGGGTGCTGCATTGCTGGCCGCAACGCTGCTGGTTTCTTGCACTCCCCCACCAGTGGAGCCTGCCGAACCACTCACAGCGCTAGACCCCAACGCAGGTCCTCCTTTGCCACCTGATTCTGATGTGGAAGCTCCAGGAGAAAAAGAAGCGATCGTGGAATCGGCTGAGCAATGGCCTGGATCTTTGCGCCCAGATGATTTGACTCCGGAGGAACGTATACCGGAGATCATCAATCGTGGTCGCATCATCGTCGGTGTGGATCAATCCCAAAACTTGCTCAGCTTCCGCGATCCCGTCACTGGAGAACTGCGTGGCTTTGAAATTGAACTCGCAAAAGAAATCTCTCGAGATATTTTTGGCGATCCCAACAAGGTAGATTTCCGCTTTGTGGGTTCTGCGGATCGCTTGCGCTCCCTTGATCAAGGAGACGTTGATATTGTGATTCGCTCCGTGGCAATTACTGATCCCCGCGCCAAATTAGTGGAGTTTTCCACGCCTTATTTGCGCACTCAAACTCGCATGCTCACCATGGAATCCTCCGGTATTAAATCAATTGCAGATCTCCCCGGCCACACCATTTGTGTCACCGAAGGGTCTACATCTTTGCAACGCGCACGCTCAATTGCGCCTGGGGCATCTCTGCTGAAAACCCGAAACTGGTCGGATTGCCTCATGGCTCTACAACAGCACCAAGCGCAGGTCATCTTGAGCGATGATGTCATTCTTTCCGGTATCGCAGCCCAAGATCCCTATACCAAAATTCTCGATATCTCCTTAGATTCCCAGTCTTATGGTGTCGCAGCTGCCCCCACAAAATCAGGAACTGATTCTTCAGGATTGATCCGTCAGGTCAACTCCACCATTGAAAGAATCCGCACAGACCGCACGTGGTGGACCATGTTTAATGATTGGTTCGGACCCTATCTGTGGTCCTACGGTCCGCCACCACTGCAATACATTCCAGAGGAAGAAGGTGTCGAAGACAATGACGAACGATAA
- a CDS encoding serine/threonine protein kinase, which produces MTNDNNFEDLHPESPATEAVAFNPFDDDDDEEDDNQGSPATSAVAFNPFDDDDEDEDDFHGDGLEYLLRDLDNLRATQGQMVVEQPVVEDSVGSESANTETTAATLRPRQEVDPSERSRRQAISLFRERRRIRRQSRVVADGMVELPFITPTPEDELLIDPEKKRKPGVHLPQLEAGDIVAEQYEVLGVIAHGGMGWIYLANDRNVSGRIVVLKGMMGQTSIQDQGTAEAEREFLADITHPGIVKAYNFIDDPRVPGGFIVMEYVNGPSLRDRCKAQPDGVLRVDLAIGYILELLPAMDYLHQRGVVYNDLKPENVIATEDQVKLIDLGAVTGMGAFGYIYGTKGFQAPEVSTEGPSIASDIFTIGRTLAALTLQLPVEDGIFAPGIPSPKNSPLLRRHLSFYRLLQCATAEDPKQRFRNVGELRTQLYGVLREILAVRDGKQFPHQHSLFSPQRSTFGTKHLVFRTDRIIDGIDRQARITAPEIVSALPVPLIDRTDPGARMLSGSSYAEPSETLETLRTAMEDEKYRESIEIPLGVVRALLDLGFTTEARQWLETLEERIGDDWRHQWFSGITYLLLDDYATAQIFFNTVLTILPGEAAPKLALAAVDELILQHMGLDATAFLTPEIVAATATLSQDFEELDASAFEALSDTWSHISSDPQVVRFHSLRLYALVWATNPTTVSSAFGLARQLMAENQVELAVQALDKLSQSSTHYRMANLTTILLLVSSNLSESRIRRAARRLSEIPTNEPRFNQIKIAIMSAGLSWLRESNLKASASANPLFEFPFSQRGLRTGISEALRIQARSAPFPHHRYALVDMANAVRPLSWF; this is translated from the coding sequence ATGACGAACGATAACAACTTCGAAGATCTCCATCCAGAATCCCCTGCAACAGAAGCAGTGGCATTTAATCCCTTCGATGACGACGATGATGAAGAAGACGATAATCAAGGTTCACCTGCGACCTCTGCTGTAGCCTTCAATCCTTTCGATGACGATGACGAAGACGAAGATGATTTCCACGGCGATGGACTGGAATATCTGCTGCGTGACCTCGATAATCTACGTGCCACCCAAGGCCAGATGGTGGTGGAACAGCCTGTCGTAGAAGACAGTGTCGGTTCGGAATCAGCAAATACAGAAACTACTGCGGCAACACTGCGGCCCCGCCAAGAGGTGGACCCAAGTGAGAGGAGTCGTCGACAAGCAATCTCCCTGTTCCGTGAACGGCGCCGAATTCGGCGCCAATCTCGCGTGGTTGCTGATGGCATGGTCGAACTGCCTTTCATCACGCCGACCCCCGAAGATGAGCTGCTCATCGACCCAGAGAAAAAGCGGAAACCTGGCGTACATCTCCCCCAGCTAGAAGCCGGCGATATCGTTGCCGAACAATATGAAGTACTCGGTGTCATCGCACACGGCGGCATGGGTTGGATTTATCTCGCCAATGACCGCAATGTGTCCGGCCGCATCGTGGTGCTCAAAGGCATGATGGGGCAAACTTCGATCCAAGATCAAGGCACCGCCGAAGCCGAACGCGAATTCCTCGCAGATATCACGCACCCAGGCATCGTGAAAGCCTATAACTTTATCGACGATCCGCGTGTTCCTGGCGGCTTCATCGTGATGGAATACGTCAATGGCCCCTCCCTGCGCGATCGCTGCAAAGCACAACCCGATGGAGTGCTCCGAGTAGATCTAGCCATTGGCTATATTTTGGAATTACTCCCAGCCATGGACTACCTGCACCAACGCGGTGTGGTTTATAACGACCTCAAACCAGAAAACGTTATCGCCACCGAAGACCAAGTAAAACTCATTGACCTCGGCGCAGTCACCGGTATGGGAGCCTTTGGCTATATTTACGGCACAAAAGGCTTCCAAGCACCCGAAGTATCCACCGAAGGCCCCTCCATAGCCTCCGATATTTTCACCATCGGCCGCACCCTGGCTGCATTAACTCTGCAGCTCCCCGTAGAAGACGGCATCTTCGCACCGGGTATCCCCTCCCCGAAGAATTCTCCGCTGCTGCGCAGACACCTATCGTTTTATCGTTTGCTACAGTGTGCAACCGCGGAGGATCCAAAACAAAGATTTAGAAATGTCGGCGAACTACGCACCCAGCTTTATGGTGTGCTCCGCGAGATTCTGGCTGTGCGCGATGGTAAACAATTCCCGCACCAGCATTCTCTGTTTTCTCCTCAGCGAAGCACTTTTGGCACCAAACACCTGGTGTTTCGCACAGACCGCATCATCGATGGCATCGACCGCCAAGCACGTATCACGGCACCTGAAATTGTTTCTGCGCTGCCAGTTCCGCTCATCGATCGCACCGACCCCGGTGCACGTATGCTTTCTGGTTCCTCCTATGCAGAACCTTCAGAAACCTTGGAAACCCTGCGCACTGCCATGGAAGATGAGAAATACCGCGAGTCCATTGAAATTCCCCTCGGTGTTGTTCGTGCCCTCCTAGATCTTGGTTTCACCACCGAAGCGCGCCAATGGTTAGAGACCTTGGAAGAACGCATCGGCGATGATTGGCGCCACCAGTGGTTCTCTGGAATTACATATTTACTACTCGATGACTACGCAACAGCCCAGATATTTTTCAACACTGTACTCACCATCTTGCCTGGTGAAGCTGCCCCAAAGCTTGCTTTAGCAGCTGTCGATGAGCTAATTTTGCAGCACATGGGACTAGATGCAACTGCATTTCTCACTCCCGAAATCGTCGCAGCCACTGCCACTCTGAGCCAAGATTTCGAAGAGTTAGACGCCTCTGCTTTCGAAGCTCTCAGCGATACGTGGTCACATATTTCCAGTGATCCCCAGGTAGTACGTTTCCACTCGCTACGCCTCTACGCACTGGTGTGGGCAACAAACCCCACCACTGTGTCCTCTGCTTTTGGGTTAGCACGCCAACTGATGGCCGAAAACCAAGTGGAACTTGCCGTGCAGGCTTTAGACAAATTATCACAGTCCTCCACGCACTATCGCATGGCAAATTTGACCACTATCTTATTGTTGGTTAGCTCCAATTTGAGTGAATCACGGATCCGCAGAGCTGCTCGTCGCCTCTCTGAAATTCCCACTAATGAACCGCGGTTCAACCAAATCAAAATTGCCATTATGTCCGCTGGTCTCAGTTGGCTTCGAGAAAGCAACCTTAAAGCTTCTGCCTCTGCCAACCCACTCTTTGAGTTTCCTTTTTCCCAGCGTGGTCTACGCACTGGCATCTCTGAAGCTCTACGCATTCAGGCACGTTCTGCACCATTTCCACACCACCGTTATGCACTGGTGGATATGGCAAATGCCGTCCGTCCGCTGAGCTGGTTCTAG
- a CDS encoding acetate kinase, translating into MALALVLNSGSSSIKFQLVNPENSATDEPFVSGLVEQIGEANGRIVLKVEGEKFTLDTPISDHSEGLNLAFGLMDQHNCGPSQLDITAVGHRVVHGGILFSAPELITDEVLEMIRDLIPLAPLHNPANVDGIEVARKILPDVPHVAVFDTGFFHSLPPAAALYAINKDVAAEHGIRRYGFHGTSHEFVSKRVVEILDKPTEDINTITFHLGNGASMAAVQGGRAVDTSMGMTPLAGLVMGTRSGDIDPGIVFHLSRTAGMSIDEIDNLLNKKSGIKGLSGVNDFRELREMIDNNDQDAWSAYNVYIHQLRRYLGAYMVALGRVDTIVFTAGVGENAQFVREDAMAGLEIYGIELDLERNALPNDGPRLISTDASKVKVFVIPTNEELAIAQYAVKFA; encoded by the coding sequence ATGGCATTGGCGCTCGTACTAAATTCCGGTTCCTCCTCCATTAAGTTTCAGCTGGTAAACCCAGAAAACTCAGCTACTGATGAGCCTTTTGTTTCTGGTCTCGTGGAGCAAATCGGTGAAGCAAACGGCCGAATTGTACTCAAGGTTGAGGGAGAGAAATTCACCCTCGATACACCGATCTCGGATCACTCAGAGGGCCTAAATCTCGCCTTTGGACTCATGGATCAGCATAATTGCGGACCTTCTCAGTTAGATATCACTGCTGTTGGACACCGCGTTGTTCATGGTGGCATCTTGTTCTCTGCGCCAGAATTGATCACTGATGAAGTCCTCGAGATGATCCGTGATCTGATTCCACTTGCACCACTTCATAACCCAGCCAATGTGGATGGCATTGAAGTAGCTCGCAAAATTCTGCCGGATGTTCCTCACGTGGCAGTGTTTGATACTGGTTTCTTCCACTCGCTTCCACCTGCTGCTGCCCTGTATGCCATCAATAAGGATGTTGCAGCTGAGCACGGCATTAGGCGTTATGGTTTCCACGGCACCTCACATGAATTTGTGTCCAAGCGCGTGGTGGAGATTCTGGATAAGCCAACCGAAGATATCAACACGATCACCTTCCACTTGGGCAATGGCGCTTCGATGGCTGCAGTCCAAGGTGGTCGTGCTGTGGATACCTCCATGGGCATGACCCCGTTGGCTGGACTGGTCATGGGCACTCGAAGTGGTGATATTGATCCAGGCATCGTGTTCCACCTTTCTCGTACTGCAGGGATGAGCATTGATGAGATCGATAATCTTTTGAACAAGAAGTCCGGTATAAAGGGGCTTTCTGGAGTTAATGATTTCCGTGAACTGCGGGAAATGATTGACAATAATGACCAAGATGCGTGGTCAGCATATAACGTTTATATCCACCAGCTGCGTCGCTATTTGGGTGCTTACATGGTGGCTCTTGGCAGAGTAGATACCATCGTGTTTACCGCTGGCGTTGGTGAAAATGCCCAGTTCGTTCGCGAGGACGCCATGGCTGGACTTGAGATATACGGCATTGAACTGGATCTAGAACGCAATGCGTTGCCAAATGATGGTCCACGATTGATTTCTACCGATGCTTCAAAGGTGAAAGTTTTTGTCATTCCGACCAATGAAGAGTTGGCCATTGCTCAGTATGCCGTGAAGTTTGCTTAA
- a CDS encoding NUDIX domain-containing protein: MKGDGDGWAAAPNGGAVWGKNGAAGLLLVAGESTCTMLMQHRAPWTNNGDTWALPGGARDSHETIAESALRESFEETGILPEQVEVLESIVTAGPFPADPERPELAGDWTYTTVIARTLSGNPLETTANEESLELRWVNINEVENLPLMPAFAKVWPELKERLGQLTAPH; this comes from the coding sequence ATGAAAGGCGACGGCGACGGATGGGCAGCAGCACCTAACGGTGGAGCTGTATGGGGCAAAAATGGGGCAGCAGGTTTGTTGCTGGTAGCAGGTGAAAGCACATGCACAATGCTTATGCAGCACCGTGCCCCCTGGACCAACAACGGCGATACCTGGGCGCTTCCAGGCGGTGCACGAGATTCACATGAAACTATCGCAGAAAGTGCACTGCGAGAGTCTTTTGAAGAAACCGGTATCCTACCGGAACAAGTAGAAGTATTAGAATCCATTGTGACAGCAGGACCTTTTCCCGCAGATCCGGAGCGACCTGAACTCGCAGGTGATTGGACCTACACCACTGTCATCGCACGAACCTTAAGCGGAAATCCGCTAGAGACCACCGCTAATGAAGAATCCCTAGAACTTCGCTGGGTAAATATCAACGAAGTAGAAAATTTGCCACTCATGCCAGCATTTGCCAAGGTATGGCCAGAGTTGAAAGAACGCTTGGGGCAGCTCACTGCTCCGCATTAA
- a CDS encoding multidrug ABC transporter permease, producing MINTIRSEWTKLLTTKSFWWTTALFLVLSLGYAALSGVLATGDNLYSLWLFAGNTVTGLYLLGFVVLMIQTIMVFTTEFRFGYQTQTFLATPKRWVVAVAKWLLYLVFAVVMTFITVLLCFYLAKALASDAASSTLVVWEDEQARRIMWQYPVAAGLLVTFCSGIALLLRQTAGAVALVLMWHFAVENLLSFLPRIGEYIGKYGPFTNLYNFITDYQSIDPGWDATMGAVYFGAWALVLFAAGIIVLEKRDA from the coding sequence ATGATCAACACCATCAGATCTGAATGGACCAAGCTTTTAACCACTAAGTCATTTTGGTGGACAACCGCGCTGTTCCTTGTCCTAAGTCTTGGCTACGCAGCATTATCTGGTGTTCTTGCCACCGGAGATAACCTCTATTCACTCTGGCTTTTTGCCGGAAACACAGTCACCGGGCTATATCTTTTGGGATTTGTGGTGCTCATGATTCAAACAATCATGGTATTTACCACGGAATTCCGCTTCGGATATCAAACACAAACTTTCCTAGCCACACCCAAACGATGGGTAGTTGCCGTAGCTAAATGGCTGCTTTATTTAGTCTTTGCTGTGGTAATGACCTTTATTACCGTGCTGTTGTGCTTCTACCTAGCTAAAGCACTGGCCTCGGATGCAGCAAGCTCCACATTGGTGGTCTGGGAAGATGAACAAGCACGACGCATCATGTGGCAATACCCAGTGGCCGCAGGATTATTAGTTACTTTCTGCTCAGGTATTGCATTGCTTCTGAGGCAAACAGCTGGAGCAGTAGCACTAGTATTGATGTGGCATTTCGCAGTGGAAAATCTACTGTCCTTCTTACCACGCATTGGCGAATACATCGGTAAATATGGCCCATTTACTAACCTCTACAATTTCATCACCGACTACCAATCAATCGATCCAGGTTGGGATGCCACCATGGGAGCGGTGTACTTCGGAGCATGGGCCCTCGTGCTCTTTGCAGCTGGAATCATCGTCCTGGAAAAGCGAGATGCATAA
- the pta gene encoding phosphate acetyltransferase, which produces MSVTPTSALITTVNRNFDGFNLEEVAADLGVRLINLPNEELEVSKVLSADLLAEGPALIIGAGNTYFDAQVAAALGVPVLLLVDKQGKHVALARTQVNDAGAVVVAAFTAEQEPMPDKLRKAVHNHGNLEPVMSAELFENWLLKRAQTEQSHIVLPEGEDDRILMAAHQLLEQGICEITILGDPTKIRERATELGLHLNTAYLVNPLTDPRLEEFAKQFAELRKSKGITLDQARETMKDISYFGTMMVHNGDADGMVSGAANTTAHTIKPSFQIIKTVPEASVVSSIFLMVLRGRLWAFGDCAVNPNPTAAQLGEIAVVSAQTAAQFGIDPRVAILSYSTGNSGGGPDVDRAIDALAEARRLNPELCVDGPLQFDAAVDPGVARKKMPDSNVAGQANVFIFPDLEAGNIGYKTAQRTGHALAVGPILQGLNKPVNDLSRGATVPDIVNTVAITAIQAGGRN; this is translated from the coding sequence ATGTCTGTCACACCGACCTCAGCTCTGATCACCACGGTTAATCGCAACTTCGATGGATTTAATTTGGAAGAAGTTGCAGCGGACCTTGGCGTTCGACTCATTAACCTGCCAAATGAAGAACTAGAAGTATCCAAGGTTCTTTCGGCAGACCTCCTGGCTGAGGGACCAGCTCTCATCATCGGTGCGGGCAATACCTACTTTGACGCCCAAGTGGCTGCAGCACTTGGTGTTCCCGTGCTGCTGCTTGTGGATAAGCAGGGTAAGCATGTTGCTTTGGCTCGTACCCAGGTAAATGATGCTGGCGCAGTTGTCGTCGCTGCGTTTACCGCGGAGCAGGAACCAATGCCAGATAAGCTGCGCAAGGCTGTCCACAACCACGGAAACCTTGAACCAGTTATGAGCGCGGAGCTCTTTGAAAATTGGTTGCTCAAGCGCGCACAAACAGAGCAGTCACATATTGTGTTGCCAGAAGGCGAGGATGATCGCATTCTGATGGCAGCTCACCAGTTGCTGGAGCAAGGTATTTGTGAGATCACCATTTTGGGTGATCCTACAAAAATTCGGGAGCGTGCCACAGAGCTAGGTTTGCACCTTAACACTGCATACCTGGTCAACCCTCTCACCGATCCACGTTTGGAAGAGTTTGCAAAACAATTCGCTGAGCTGCGTAAATCAAAGGGCATCACCCTTGATCAAGCTCGCGAAACCATGAAGGATATCTCCTATTTCGGCACCATGATGGTGCACAACGGTGACGCCGATGGAATGGTGTCCGGTGCGGCAAACACAACTGCACACACCATCAAGCCAAGCTTCCAGATCATTAAAACTGTGCCAGAGGCATCAGTAGTATCATCGATTTTCCTCATGGTGTTGCGTGGTCGCCTATGGGCTTTTGGCGATTGCGCTGTGAACCCGAACCCAACCGCAGCACAGCTGGGTGAGATTGCTGTGGTGTCCGCACAGACTGCAGCACAATTTGGCATTGATCCTCGCGTGGCAATTTTGTCCTACTCCACAGGTAATTCTGGTGGTGGACCAGACGTTGATCGCGCCATTGATGCGCTTGCGGAGGCACGTCGCCTGAATCCAGAGCTTTGCGTGGACGGACCTCTACAATTTGATGCTGCCGTTGATCCAGGTGTTGCGCGGAAGAAAATGCCGGATTCCAACGTTGCCGGCCAGGCCAATGTGTTTATTTTCCCAGACTTGGAAGCCGGAAACATTGGCTACAAAACTGCCCAGCGCACAGGTCATGCATTGGCAGTTGGTCCGATCCTGCAGGGTCTGAACAAGCCAGTCAATGACCTTTCTCGCGGTGCGACAGTTCCAGACATCGTCAACACCGTGGCTATTACCGCTATTCAAGCAGGAGGTCGCAACTAA